The Mastomys coucha isolate ucsf_1 unplaced genomic scaffold, UCSF_Mcou_1 pScaffold20, whole genome shotgun sequence nucleotide sequence GATTATATTAGGTATATCTTTGAGTGTGTCTTGGAGAGCAATTCCAGAATCCCCAGAGAAGATTAAGAAAGGCTTACTGAGGACCCACATTGAATGTAAGCAATGTCCTCCCATAAAGATGAGGTCCAGATGTGAACAAGCTCCCATCTCATTCTTGCTATTATGGCCGGAATTCGCTCAAACTCTGAGCCCAATACTCCTCCCTCATGTTCCCTCTTCCCTTAAGTTGGTCCCGGGGCGGGAAAGTGACCAGTGACACCCCTCTTAGCCTTTTGTTTCAGCCTGAATCATGCCTGTAAGTGCTTAGCCAATCTCTTGGGCCACAGGTTCTGATGAACTTGGCCTCCTCAAGTTCTGATTTTTATCTCAGTGAGCTCTCAAGATCTACTTTATCATTTGGAAGAAGTTCTTTCTAGTAGTGTGATACATGAGAATAAACAGGGCTCTTGTCACTGCATTGTGGCTACATGAATGGCATGAGTTTGATATGGACAAAAGGATCCCATCCTTACTTTAGTAAATAAATATTGCATTGCTAGCATTCATCAAAATGAAGCTAGCCTTTCAAACAACCGGTAGTATTAGTTTGTTCGAAACCTTTATTTGTGTAGAAGCTTGGGTTATGAGAGGAGTAACTGAGTTATAGCAGTACACTGCGTGTTCGTTAATCAAAAGGTGggatttttactttttgcatgGATTTACATGTCCAGGTCTAGAGTAGTTACTGTACTGGCTGCACATTTAACTTCTTTAGTTTTGATATGATTATTATACTTATGTGTTGAGTGCTGGCCtgggtgtatgcatgtatgcacatatgtgtaatgcccttggaggccagaagagggagctggaccgctggaactggaattatgggcaCTCCGGAATCTTCACAAGGGTGCTGAGCAAACACCTAGATCCTCTCTCTACAAGAGCATCAaaggctcttaaccgctgagccatctctccattttgGATTCCAATAGGACATTCAAGTTTTCACCACCTTAGGAGTCTGTTTCTAGCAGGGACTGACTGAGCTACATTTTCTAGTAAAGATACTCGAGGATGAAAACGCCTGGCTCTAGAAGGTGACCGATTCAAACAGGCATCCCTTATGCCTGTTCCCTTTCGATCATCCAGTGAACATCCCTGAACGGGGATCACCGCGGCAGTACCTCACTTTACCCCTTAACGGGTATTCTTGCTGGAATGTGAGTTTGTGACTTCTGACTTGCTTCCTGCCCTCTGTGCACCTGGAACTCTTGCCTTCAACTCCCGCCTCCCCGCCCCTTCTTCCTCTAGAAATGATGCGTGTGGCCCTCGGATCTCTCACAGAGTTCTGCACTCATCGCCACCTTTCAGATCCCTATATTTTCATTGCATGCTGTTTCTACTACTTAGAAGAGTCTCACCCTCTCTCCTAGACTGTTCTAATGCATTCCTTAAATTTGGGTCCTATACCATCAAGTGGGCTACATAAAATTGCATAGTGGGCATACGTAACATATCTACAGTGAATGGATCAACAAGGAAATAGAGAAGGCAAGTTTTTTCTTAATCACTTCATCTGGTGCCTTCACCCCTGCAAGGCAGGCTAAGAGCCGTCTGGCAAGTTAATCATGCGGACCGCGGAGTTCGACTCTGACCCTCTCAGTTAGTGTTCTGGCTGTACCCTCTAGCCTACCATGTAGACTTGGTGACATCACTTCCTTTCCCATCTGGCTCAGTTGTTTTACCTCTACACAGTAATCACAGCACTAATGTCTTAAAATAATTGTAACAATTAGCAGAGAAAAGGAATAAAGTGCCCGAGTATTCCAAAAGCAGCATCTACTATTAGCAGGAGCTGACTTCCTTCCAAATCAAGCTCATCGGCTTTTCCTTCTGCAATCCAATTGCTTCCAAGCCTCCCCTAAACTCACAAAGTATTCGCAAAAGAATTCCAAcagaatttgaaaattatatttttttattatatcacATAAAATGAAGTCAGTTACACCAGATTGTTCAAATACATTGGTGAATTAAAACCTTCGATGCTTACAAAttttatacatacttatatgtatacatataaatacatacatcgtaaaagatatatattttattctaaaataaagtgCCCAAATCTCAGGATATGGGGcaggaaatgaagagaaggaTCATAAACTCTTGGCAGTTACATAATCCTTTGCCAGCCAAGCATTCACTTTGTACACATAGCTCGTTCACAGAGAGTGAATTTTACTCACCcattatttttctcaattctCCCATGTGAACTAATCTTACCCAAAGGTTAAAAGGTTAACAAGGCATGTGGCCAACTTACTGAATCAGAAGCTGGCTCTTTCTGAATGCATGGGATTCTGCCTTGGCttctgaagagaagagaaatagctAAGCgtcataattttcttatttagagGGCAACCTTCCCGCTAAGGTGCTAATAAAGTAATATACAAACCAGGAGGCTCTAACTGTAATTCCCTGCTGACATGCAGTGAAGTCAAGCTCAGTACAAAGACTCCtggtgggtttgtttttcttttttatcacccAGGCTTGGGGGAGCAAAGCCATGGCAGGGTATGAATTGTGGGCCTTGTCTCTtttgttattaagaaaataatagaatagTGTATGTAAGTACTGCTGTAGATTACTGAAAGAATCAACTTGAATTGAAATGGGCAATTACATCACAAAGCCAAAGTCAGTGATAACActacaaactaaaaataaaataaagtgttaaaGAAAAGCGGCATAATTTAAAGTaagataataataacaacaattttAAAACCCTCACTTCAAATGGGAACTAGAATTCTGTTCCCCGTTCTAATCGCTCAGCTACCCTCCTCAAGTTCTCACCAGACAATCACAAAACCTTATGGTGACCTTTGTAGTCTTCCACAAGATACAGAATCTTAAAATGCCTTTGAAAAGACTTCAACTTATTTAAGCACGGCAGTGCTGCCTAAAATTAGCCTCCACGAATCCAGCCACTTCAGTGTCTTTGGTAGTTGCATCTTCAAACTACATTAGCACGGATCCTACGCAAGCAGGGAAGGGAGAGACTGTCCCAGCATGGAGCTGCAGAAGACACTCGAGAATTTCCCAGCATAGAGTAGATCGGGACTCTGATGTTCCCCAAACTCAGAAAAAGGAGTAGAATATCTTGGCTGTGGTTAGAGGGGGGCAAAGGAAGAACCCGGAAGGCTTTCCCACTTTTCAGCACATCTTGGCAGGGCCTCTAACTGCTGATTTTGGTGAGCATCTTGTTAATCGCTTGCTTGACGTGTGTGGTGGAGCTGCGGCGCCTCGTTTTGCCCTGCACCATCCTCCTGCGACGCACCTCTCGACAGAGCTCATAGAACACCTCCGTGATGTTCCCTTCTCCCGTGCAGGCGGAGCATTCATAAAACGCACACGCCAGTTCCGTTGCCagcttctccccttcctctgtaCTGACTTGTCTGGAGTGGTCCAAGTCGGCTTTGTTTCCGACCAAGATGAGAGTTACGTTTTTGGGCTTTTTGATTTCATCTAAGATATTCTTCAGCGGCAGCACTTCTTCGAAGCTCCCGCGATCGGTGATGTCGTAGACCAGCACGAAGCCTTCTCCCCAGCGCATGTGCCCTTCCCTCTGGATGGTGTCTTCCTGTGGACAAAGAAAAGAGCTGCAAT carries:
- the Rerg gene encoding ras-related and estrogen-regulated growth inhibitor isoform X2 → MGLPCSLLALNETRVAAAEAIVVRFLTKRFIWEYDPTLESTYRHQATIDDEVVSMEILDTAGQEDTIQREGHMRWGEGFVLVYDITDRGSFEEVLPLKNILDEIKKPKNVTLILVGNKADLDHSRQVSTEEGEKLATELACAFYECSACTGEGNITEVFYELCREVRRRRMVQGKTRRRSSTTHVKQAINKMLTKISS
- the Rerg gene encoding ras-related and estrogen-regulated growth inhibitor isoform X1 yields the protein MAKSAEVKLAIFGRAGVGKSAIVVRFLTKRFIWEYDPTLESTYRHQATIDDEVVSMEILDTAGQEDTIQREGHMRWGEGFVLVYDITDRGSFEEVLPLKNILDEIKKPKNVTLILVGNKADLDHSRQVSTEEGEKLATELACAFYECSACTGEGNITEVFYELCREVRRRRMVQGKTRRRSSTTHVKQAINKMLTKISS